One window of the Pecten maximus unplaced genomic scaffold, xPecMax1.1, whole genome shotgun sequence genome contains the following:
- the LOC117319750 gene encoding uncharacterized protein LOC117319750 (The sequence of the model RefSeq protein was modified relative to this genomic sequence to represent the inferred CDS: added 23 bases not found in genome assembly) has translation MATKSKLYPLVSLPRPAWALFDRSGHLPIHGALQYTVDGQAELSRLEFPTNTLKQAFAIREKTKCSPKLHQIGFCQDCNISMHVSIPMIGKTSYSIFHDLFDSATMERMLHIETKLVNINPETRRPSQLPSAFTEQYTDFKSDYPVLITDAQEDLVLPTNAFKTLIRTRYSDTDQNSHVNYSEYYRFCADCASEASRSGYYRHYADDICRFPVLETDVTFIGESPACSNLDVYTWQDNVNVQIINFAIYLKSDRIFQAQFLYSFEKSPRINSRF, from the exons TCCACTTGTGTCATTACCAAGACCAGCTTGGGCACTTTTTGACAGGTCAG GTCATCTGCCTATACATGGAGCTTTACAGTATACTGTGGATGGGCAAGCAGAGTTGTCGCGGCTGGAATTCCCAACAAATACTCTCAAACAAGCATTCGCTATAAGGGAAAAGACAAAATGTTCTCCAAAACTTCATCAAATCGGCTTTTGTCAGGATTGCAATATCTCAATGCACGTGTCTATTCCAATGATTGGGAAAACGTCATATTCTATTTTTCATGACCTGTTCGATTCCGCCACAATGGAACGGATGTTACACATAGAAACAAAGCTAGTGAACATTAATCCTGAAACAAGGAGACCATCGCAACTTCCCTCTGCTTTTACTGAACAATACACCGATTTTAAGAGTGACTATCCTGTCTTGATAACTGATGCTCAAGAAGATCTTGTCCTACCAACAAACGCCTTTAAAACATTGATTCGCACGAGGTATAGCGATACGGATCAAAATTCGCATGTCAATTACTCAGAGTATTATAGATTCTGCGCAGACTGTGCTTCGGAAGCGTCTCGATCCGGGTACTATCGTCACTATGCCGACGACATTTGTCGGTTTCCTGTTCTCGAGACAGATGTTACATTTATTGGAGAATCCCCAGCATGTTCAAATTTGGACGTGTACACTTGGCAAGACAATGTTAACGTTCAGATTATTAATTTTGCAATCTATCTAAAATCTGACAGGATATTTCAAGCACAGTTTTTGTATAGCTTTGAAAAATCACCCAGAATAAATTCAAGATTTTGA